The Paenibacillus mucilaginosus 3016 genome includes the window TCAGTATACCGAAGGAGCTGGAATCATGATTATCGTCAAACGTGACGGCACCCAAGAAGAGCTTGTTTTCGCCAAAATGAAAAAGGTGATCGATTTCGCCTGCGAAACGTATCCGGAATGCGACCCGCTGGAGCTGGAAACCGCACTCCTCCCCCTGTTCCGCAATGGAATCACCACCAAGGAAATCCAGCGCCTGCTCATCCAGGTCGCTGTTGAGAAGACCAGCGTAGAACAGCCGAACTGGCAGTATGTCGCCGCCAAGCTGCTCGCCTACGATCTATATAAGGAAGCCCAGCTCAACCGCAAATACGGACATTTCGGCTACGGCGACCTCTACTCCCTGATTACATACCTGACGAACACCGGGCTGTACGGCAGTTATATTCTCGAGCATTACACGAAGGAAGACATCCAGGAGCTCGGCGCCTACATTAAGCCGGAGCGCGACCACCTGCTGAACTACATCGGACTCAAGACCCTCGCCGACCGCTACCTGATCCGCGGCCTCGACAAGGAAGTGCTCGAGCTGCCGCAGGAGCTCTTCATGGGCGTAGCGATGCACCTGGCGATGAAGGAAGCCGACAAGCTCTCCTGGGCCAAACAGTTCTACGACGTACTGAGCTCCCTGGAGATGACCGTAGCCACGCCGACGCTCGCGAATGCGCGTAAGCCGCTGCACCAGCTCTCCTCCTGCTTCATCGATACGGTGCCGGACAACCTCTGGGGCATCTACAACGTCGACCAGAACTTCGCGCAGGTGTCGAAGCACGGCGGCGGCATGGGCATCTATGTCGGCAAGGTCCGCTCCCGCGGCTCCAACATCCGCGGCTACAAGGGCGTAGCCGGCGGCGTCGTGCCTTGGATCAAGAATTACAACAATACCGCCGTGGCCGTCGACCAGCTCGGCGTGCGCTCCGGTGCGGTAGCCGTCTACCTTGACGTATGGCACAAGGACATCCTGGACTTCCTGAACCTCAAGACGAACAACGGGGACGACCGGATGAAGGCGCATGACATTTTCCCCGGCGTGTGCATTCCGGACCTGTTCATGAAGACCGTCGAGGAGCGCGGCACCTGGTATCTGATGGACCCGCACGAGATCCGCAAGGCCAGAGGCTACTCCATCGAAGATTCGTGGGGCGAGGAGTGGGAGAAGCGTTACTGGGAGTGCGTGAACGACGACAAGGTGTCCAAGGAAGAAATTCCGGCGATCGACATCATGAAGCGCATCCTGACGTCTTCCTTCGAGACCGGCACGCCGTTCGTCTTCTTCCGCGACACCGTCAACCGGACGAACCCGAACAAGCACAAAGGCATGATCTACTGCTCCAACCTCTGCACGGAGATCGCGCAGAACATGAGCCCGACCGAACTCATCCAGACGCAGCATGAGGACGGCATCATCACCCAGCAGGTGAAGAGCGGCGACTTCGTCGTGTGCAACCTGTCGTCGACCAACCTCGGCCGCGTCTACACCCGCGAGGACATCGAACGCGTCGTAACGACCCAGATGCGGATGATGGACAACGTCATCGACCTGAACTACTATCCGATCCCGCAGGCGGAGATCACGAACAAGAAGTACCGCGCCGTCGGCCTCGGCTCCAGCGGCTACCACCAGATGCTCGCGCAGATGAAGATCAACTGGGAGTCCGACGAGCACGTGGAGAAAGCCGACGAGATCTACGAGTGGATGAACTATTACGCCGTGAAGGCCTCCATGGAAATCGCCAAGGAAAAAGGCGCCTACCCTGCGTTCAAAGGCAGCGAGTGGCAGACCGGCGTTTACTTCGAGGACCGCGGTTACAACAGCCCTGAGTGGCTGGAGCTGAAGGAGCAGGTAGCGCAGTACGGCGTCCGCAACGGCTGGATGTTCGCGATCGCACCGACGGCCTCAACGTCCCTGATCGCCGGCTCCACCGCAGGCATTGACCCGATCTTCAACAAGTTCTTCGTCGAGGAGAAAAAGAACGCGGTCATCCCGCAGACGGCGCCGAACCTGAACGCCGAGACGATGTGGTACTACAAGGAAGCCCACCGGATCGACCAGCTGTGGAGCATCCGTGCCGCAGGCGCCCGCCAGCGCCACATCGACCAGTCGCAGTCGTTCAACCTGTACATCACGCCGGAGATGTCCGCCCGTGAATTCCTTGAACTCTACCTGGCCGCATGGAAGAACGGTCTGAAGACCGTCTACTACTGCCGCAACAAGAGTCTTGAGGTGGAAGACTGCGTCTCCTGCAGCGCGTAAGCGAATGGAGCTGCCCACGGGCGCGGGATCATTCCTGCGCCCGTACGTGTGACCTGCCCTTTTCCGGGGCAAGGTAAAAGAGGAGGCGGCCGGGGGCAGCGGCAGAAACGTAGGCGGAAATGGGACTCCTGGTGGGCGTTGGGCACAGCGGCATCGCTTTTTCCATAGATAACGGATCTCAGACGGATGCGGATATCCGACTGTTGGGTACTTCTGAGAATAGCGGAATTTTGATGCGCTATTTGCCCGCTTCGGCCCTCTTTGTTGGGAATAACGGAACTGAGATGCGCTATTCCTCTTAGATTGGAAGTAGACTAAACGGTGGACACAACTTAAGGAACGACCTTTATAATAAAGACAAACGAACAAAGGTCGAGGTGTGCCATGAGTCAGCAGCGGGAGAGTTACGACAGTGAGTTTAAGAAAAAAACAGTGGAACATATAGAGAAGGAGGGGAAGAAGCCAATTGAGATTGCCCGGGAACTTGGGATTCCGAAAAGTACCTTAAGCCGCTGGATCAAACAGTACGGGAAAAGTGCAGCTTCGGAACAATCACAAGTCTTTGTGGATTACGAACGACTAAAAAAGTTGGAGCAGCAAAACCGCGAACTGCAAGAGGAGAACGAAATCTTAAAAAAGGCAATGCACTTCTTCACGAAAGACCGGGACTGATTTTTTCGTTTATTTATAAACACCGCTTCCAGTACCGTGTCGAGAAGATGTGCTCCGTTTTACAAGTATCCAGAAGCGGCTATTACAAGTGGGTAAAACACAAGCCTAGTAAACGGGAAAAGCACCGGATGTGGCTGAAAAAACGCATCCGGCATCACTTTTACCGTTTGAAGAAGCGCCCGGGCAGCCCCGTGATTACTGCGATTCTGCGAGAGGAAGACGGTTGTGCTGTCTCCTCAAAAACGGTCAGTCGCCTTATGAAAGAGATGGGTCTTAAGTCGATTACGGTTGGAAAATACAAAGCAACGACCAATTCCAACCACAACATGCCTGTTCATGACAATATCCTAAATCAGCAGTTTAAAGTGGAGGCACCCAACAAGGTCTGGGTAACAGATATTACTTATGTCGCCACTGGCGAAGGCTGGCTATACTTAGCCAGTGTGATGGACTTATATTCACGTAAAATCGTGGGCTGGGCTACAGGCGCGCGGATGACTAGGGAGCTCGTGATCGAAGCCCTGGAGCTTGCTTACAAGCGTCAGAAACCGGCCCCTGGCTTGATCCACCACTCCGACCGCGGATCTCAGTATGCAAGCAGTGATTACCAAGAACGGCTGGCAGACTACTTCATGACCGGCAGCATGAGTCGAAAAGGGAACTGCTATGACAATGCGTGTATCGAGTCTTTTCACAGTACATTGAAAAAAGAGCTTGTGTACCAAACCAAGTTTAAAACTCGTAAACAAGCAACCGATGAACTCTATAATTACATCGAGTTTTACTACAACCGAACACGGCGCCACTCCACTTTGGGTTATAAAACGCCTCATCGCTTTGAACAGATGTACCATGAACAAAGAGCAGCTTAGCGTTAAAGGGTTCCTTCATTTTTGTGTCTACTTTATTGACAGAAGTCCAGTTGAACCCTCGGACGTTCTGTCTGACAGTCCAAGCCGCGGGAGGTCCCGCCAGAGCTATCGTCTCGTCGGACTTCACCGTGCCGATCAGGCCGGCGCTGAACGGGACTTCCCGAGCCGAAGACAAGTCTGCGCGTGGCGGTCGTCGTGACTACGTATCCTTATTGAGCTTGTTCTTTTTATGTCATGAAGAGGATAAGCCATCCCCTCTTCACGACAAGGACAGCAGCGAAGCAATCTGTCCGATGTTTTTTTGCTCTTTAGCTTTTGCTCTTGTCTTTAGCCTTTAGTCTTTTAGCTTTTTGCTCTTGCTGTTGCTCTTGTGCTGTTGTGTTCTCGAGTGGGGGCGGATCGAGCCGGCGCAAGCCGCGCAGACCGCCCCCCACGCGGCGGCAGCGAAGCGATCCGCCCACGCTTTTTCCACCTGGCGGAGGCTGGCGAAGCAGCCAAGGTTACAATTACCAGCGTTCGAGCGGTGCGAGAACAAGCCTGCTCTGCACCAACATCAAGCGTGTAAGCCGTGCAGGAGCCTCCTTGCGTGAGCAACGGAGGTTCCTGCACGGCTTACGGACGCGATGCCTGCACATCACACAACTCATCTGCACACGGCCGCTCCATCGACAGCATTCCGGGGTCCAGGGGGCCGGTGCCTCCTGGGGTCCCCCTTTGAAGGGGGATTTAGGGGGTTGAGCACGCTCATTTAGGAGGTAGCTTTTCACATGGATCTGCAAAAGAAAAAACTGTTCAACGAAAACGGGGACCGCGACTGGGGCAAACGCCGCATGATCGGCGGCAACACCACGAACCTGATCGAGCTCAACAATGTGAAATACGACTGGGCTACGAAGATGTACCGCACCATGATGAACAACTTCTGGATTCCGGAAGAAATCCCGCTCGCCCAGGACGCCAAGGATTACAAATTCCTCAGCCCGGAAGAACGCCAGAGCTATGATAAAATCATCTCGTTCCTGATCTTCCTGGACTCGCTGCAAACGGCCAACCTGCCGAACATCAACGAGTACATTACGGCTTCCGAGGTGAACCTATGCCTTACCGTGCAGACGTTCCAGGAAGCGGTCCACAGCCAGAGCTATTCCTACATTCTCGACAGCGTCTGCTCGGCCGAGGTCCGCGACGAAATCTACAACCAGTGGCGGGAAGACAAGCACCTTCTGAAGCGCAACCGGTTCATCACCGATCTGTACGAGCGCTTCATCGAAGAGCCTTCAACCGACAACCTGATGCGCACCATCATGGCCAACTACATTCTCGAAGGCATCTATTTCTACAGCGGCTTCTCCTTCTTCTATGCGCTCGGCCGCCAAGGCAAAATGCTCGGCACCGTGTCCGAGATCAAATATATCCAGCGCGACGAGCTTACGCACCTGGCGCTGTTCCAGAACATCTTCCGGGAGATCCGCAAAGAAAATCCTGAAGTGTTTACGGATGAGCTCATCGAAGACCTGCGCGGCATGATGCGAACCGCCGTCTCGCACGAAATCGAGTGGGGCCAGTACATCACGAACAACAAGATCCACGGCCTCAGTAACGAGATCATCGACCAGTACATCAAGTACCTCTCCAACGAGCGGATGAGAAAGCTTGGCCTCGAAATCCTCTATCCGGAGATCGTCGAGCACCCGATGAAATGGGTCGAGAGCTTCAGCAACATGAACGCGATCAAGACCGACTTCTTCGAACAAAAAGTAACGAACTACAGCAAATCGTCCAACCTCAACTGGGACGACCTGTAAGTTCCCTAAGGACCGGCCCCGAGCCGGTCCTTTTTTCATTTCGGCAGCAACGTTCCGCCCCTAATGACGGAAAAGGTGTGAGCGGTATTCCCATGAGCTATAAGCAGTCCCGCGGCGAGAGGGAGCTTAAGCGTGTAAGCGCCTGTTGGGCATAGTATAAATTCTCAGGGGTAGGATTTTGACAATGAAAATTCAACTTGCAGAAGATACGTATTATCAGTTTTTAAATGCCGCGACAGAAACTGAAGGCATTGGCACGCTCTCATGGAGGCATATATCGATCGATTCAAATTCCGATCACAAGACTTGGAAATACAAGGGTTGATTGAACCGGAAGGGTTGGGGATAGTTGGTTCAGGTGTTTTGGTTGTTTTGGTTGAGGTGCTTTGGTCTGGGTGTCCGGTGCTTGGGTTCCGGTGTCTGGGTTCCGGTACTTGGGTTCGGATGCTTTTGGGTTCGGATGGTTGGTTCGGGGCGATTGGTTTAGGTGCTTTGGGATCGGGTGTTTTGGTTGAGGTGTTTTGGTCCGGGTGTTTTGATCCGGGTGTTTTGATCCGGGTGTTTTGATCCGGGTGTTTTGATCCGGGTGTTTTGGTCCGGGTGTTTTCGGGTGCTTGGGCTCGGGTTGCCTGGGTTCGGGTGTTCTGGTTCGGGGGCTTAGATTCGGGGGCCTGAGTTCGCGTTGCTTGGGTTCAGGTGTTTTGATCCAGGTGTTTTGGTTCGAATTCTTAGGTTCTGGTTGCTTGGGTTCCGGTGCTTGAGTTCGGGTTGCTTGGGTTCCGGTGCCTGGGTTCCGGTGCTTGGGTTCCCATGCCTGGGTTCCGGTGCTTGGGTTCGGGATGCATTGGCGGCCCTATCCCAGCACCCTGCCCCAATTACTCCGTCTCCCGCCTCTCCGCCAGGCGGGGGACGTTCTTTTTTGTCCACACCCACAAGGGCCGTGACGGGATCACGCCCCTTGGATGCTGTACATGCGAATGCTGCTCGGGATCGAATAGGCACCGCAGGAGTTTACGTCCGCCTTTGAACCCTGTGAGAATCCCTTTCCCCCATTCCAATCCAATTCTCACAGGGTTCAACCGCGGCCGGAGGGGCCTATTCGATCCCTCTCCATCGCAGCTAGAGAGCATCTCCAGCACCTCTCCAACGCAGCCCCAGCGCATCTCCAGACTCCACCGCCATCCCATCACGGCCCTACCAAATCTCCAGTAGTTCCTTCACCTTCAGCTCCAGCTCCACCATCGAGAAGGGCTTATGCATATAAGCATGGGCCCCGAGCTGCACCGCACGCGTGATGTCTTCCTCCCGGCTGCGCCCCGAGAGAATCAGCATCTTGGTGCCCCGCGGCCGTTCGGCCCGCTGCTGCAGCCGCTCGAGCACGCCGTAGCCGTCCAGCCGCGGCATCACGCCGTCAAGGATGCACAGATCCGGCGGTGAAGCCAGGATGGCCTCGTAAGCCTGCTCGCCGTCAACCGCCTCCTCGAAATCCACGGGCAGGTGCTTCAGCTTCGCCAGCAGGATGGACCGCAGGATTTTATCGTCATCCGCGAGCAGCACCCGCTTGCGTTCCGGGTTCCCCGGGGACAGATGCGCCGCTTCCTGCTTCGAAGGCCCCGACTTCAGCACCACCTGGTTGCGGCCCGACTGCTTGGCCTCATACATCCCCTCGTCGGAGCGGGCAATCCACTCCTCAATGCTGAGCCCCGGCGTCCACTCGGCGATACCGGCGGAGAAGGTAATGTGATAGGCCTGTCCTTCGTTCTCCGCCACGGCTTCCTTCTGTGCGAGATGGAGAACATGTTCGATCGCCCGCTTGGCATCCGGGCCGGTGGAGCCCGGCAGAACGACGACGAATTCTTCTCCGCCGAAGCGGGCCAGCAGATCCGTGGAACGGAGATTGTGCTGAAGCAGATAAGCGAGCCCCTGCAGCACCAGATCCCCGATATGATGGCCGTGCAAATCATTGATCATTTTGAACCGGTCAATATCGATGAAGGCCATCGAGATCGGTGCCGGATACCGTGCGATCCGCTGCAGCTCCACCACGATCTGGTGGTCGAAAAAACGCCGGTTGTACACGCCGGTAAGCGGATCGCGAAAGGCCATCTGCTCGAAGGTCCGGGTCCGTTTGAGCAGGCTGTAGATGCGGGCGCCGAGTTCTTCGTACTGGAACGGCTTTGTCACATAATCGTCCGCTCCGAGATAGAAGCACCTCACCTTATCGTGTACGTCGTTGCGTCCCGAGAGAACGATAAGCGGCACATATTTCAGCGTCGGGTCGTTCTTGAGCAGCTCGAACAATTCGTACCCGCTCTCCGGATGCATCATGAGATCCAGCGTAATGAGCTGATAGGTATGCTCCCTGAGCAGCCGGCGGGCAGCCGTGACGTCGTGGGCCTCGTCCACCTCATAACCGTCCAGCCGCAGACGGCGGACCAGATAAGAGCACAGCACCTTGTCGTCATCGATCACCAGCAGCCGTTCGCCGAGCGGCGGGCTGATCTTGCGCTGCAGCTGCTCCTGGTTCTCGTCCAGCTCGAACTCCTGCGTATAGATCTCAAGCTCCAGTCCAAGCTCCACCAGACGGGATCCGGACGCCGCTGCGGACTCCCGGTACCGCCGGGCGACTTCCTCCGGCGAGTCCATGATTTCCTCCTGCTGCGTCCATTCCCATTCGGTCACGAGCTTCTCCGCAAGGCTGCCGACCCGGACGAAACCGAACATAGGAGCGCTGCCTTTCAAGGTATGAACCGTACGGTAGAACCGTCTGGCCTGTTCCTCCAAGTTGTCCGGATCAGCGGCGGCGGCTCCCTCTTTCAGCTCCCTGAGCTGCTTATGAAGCTCGTCGATATATCGTTTTCTTCCTTCCTTCATCAACCGGATTTCCCGAGCCGCCCGGTCTTCGGCAGGTCGCTGGTTCATTGGATCATTGCCACATCCATTTCTCTATACGGTATCAAATTAGGAGCCCGACTTGCCGATTAAATCTTCTACGGTATCCAAAAGCTGAAGCGGACTGAACGGCTTGACAATATATTGGGTCACGCCCGCTTCCTTGGCACGTTCGCGGTCTTTTTCGAGCGCCTTGGCGGTAAGCAGGATCACCGGGGTGTCCCGGTTGGGATTTCCATGGCTCCGGAGCCATTCGCATACTTCAACTCCGGTGCGTTCGGGCATCATATAATCAAGAATAATGAGGTCGAATCGCTTTTCCTGCAGGTAGTCGAGGGCACCCTGTCCATCTTCCGTCCTCCGTGATCTCGTAACCTTCGTCTGCCAGGGTTTCGGTCAGCAGGAACCTCAGGGCCGCCTCGTCGTCCGCAAGCAGGATATGGTAATTGGCCATAGGGGACACGCTCCTCTAATGCATATCACTAATTATCTGCATTATAACATGGTTTGAACAACGATGCGCCGCAAGAGGACAGGGGGCATAAATTGGCTTGGCCTGCTCCTGCCGGAACGGGTAGCCTCCCCATGGAAGGTATGGTATGATAGTTCGGGATTTGAAGACTTAGTTTATACTTATATTAAATAGGTAAAAAGTAACTGAAAGGATGAATCCATCGTGAATATAGAACATCTCATCAAAAAAGTCTCCAAATATGTTACGTTTGGACAACCGGTTTCTTCGGGCTCTGTCGTCAGCCAGCGCTTGTCGGATCCGCGCATCCCTATCCTTGCTTATTATCTCATTAACAAGCAGCAGAATCAGGAAGAGCAGCATTATCATGAAATTTGGCTCAAAAAAGACGGAAATTTCGCCATCACGGAATCCTGGTACCGCGAAAGCAATGTAACCCGCAAGCTCCTGAAAGATCATCTCAGCTTCGAAGCGCTGCAGAAGGATATCAGTGCGGAAGATGCGGAAGCGATCGTCATCCGGCTTACCGAAGTCATCAAAAAATCGGAAATGGACGACTGGCGCCCTCTCTCCTCCCGCCGCGGGTAATCCGCCGAAGCTCCACATAACGCATATCTGTTCGATTGCGCCGCTCGTCAGTGCTGTGCCTCCCCTGCTTCCTTCCCGCGGAGATGTCTCCGCCAAGAACACGAAGACAAAGGCGGACAGCCGCGGGAATGGCGCCATACATAGACCCAGCCTTCCCGCTCTTCCCGCAGGGCATCACGGATCCAGACCCGGTCATAGTCGTTGTCGGCGCCGGGACCATAGTATTCTTCAAGCTCATCCATGGCCTGGAGTCCCTCCGGCTCGACGACAAGCCATTCCCCTTCAACCAAGGGGGCGGAGACCGCCTCCCCCGACAGCACCAAGGCGGGATAGCTTCCGGCGTCGTACAGCGTTCCCCTGACTGCACCCGGACGGACCGATAGAAGATAGGGGGCAACGATACCATGATTGGACTCCCCCTGAAGCAGTGTCCCGTATACAAATACGCGAATCATACGGCCCCTCCTTTGCCCCATCTTTTCCCTTTTCCGCTTATCATATCATACCGCCCGCCCTCCGCGGGAGTGCACCGGCCACGGCTTGTCGCAGTGACAACCCGCTGCCTTCCTGCATAAGATACAAGGAAGCAGCAGTGGCTCACATCCGCTTAACCGACAGCCAGAAGGAGGGTTCTGCATGCTCAGTCCTGAAGACGCGGAGAAGATCATCCGCTTTTTGTCCGCCGCTTACTTCTGTACGGAATCCGAAGAAGCCCGCAGGGAATTTAACCGCCTGGCCAACGAGCTCCGCAAAGCATCCGGGCAGCCGGAAGAATAAGGGACGCCCCCCGCACCGTCTCCAATTGGAGGTGGTGTTTTTGGCATGTCCACGTTATTATTCTTTGCAAAGCAGCCTCACACGCCCAGGGGGCAAACACCTGGATCCCTGGGCATACATACACTGAAATAGAACCCGAAAACATCATAAAACCAAGAAAAAATTTATTGCATATCTGTTTAGTGGGGATTATACTTGAAATAACAAATTCATATCGGATTGATGAGAAAAGCTTATATTTGAGGTGACCATACCAATGGAACTGAGTATTGTTTTGATGGGCGCTCTGGTGGGCCTCCTGGTCGGTTTGACCGGGGTGGGGGGAGCCGCTCTGCTGACACCGCTGTTGATGCTGCTTGGCATAGCGCCAACGGTTGCCGTAGCGACGGACTTATTTTATAACTCCATTACCAAACTGTTCGGAAGCGTGCAGCACATGCGGCAGGGCACCCTGAACAAAAAGCTGGTGCTTCACCTGGCTATCGGAAGTATCCCCGGCGCTGTTGCGGCCGTGCTGCTGATCCGCTTTTACCCGCCGCTGCATCACTTCCAGGATGATATTATCAAGCATGCGCTCGGCTTTGTTCTCATCATCGTGGCCATTCTGAGCATCGCGAAGGTCTGGTTCCTGAAGGAACAGGACAACGCCATCCAGAAGAAGCCGCTCGAAGAAAAAATGGGGCTGACGATCTTTATCGGCGTGGTGCTCGGCTTCATCGTCGGTCTGACCTCCGTCGGCTCCGGTTCGCTGTTCGCCCTGGCCATGATGTTCTTCTACCGCCTCAAGGCCGCCGAGCTGGTCGGCACGGATATCGTGCACGCCTTCCTGCTCGTTTCGGCAGCAAGCCTCGTGCACGCAGGTCTTGGCAACGTGGATTACATGCTCGCCCTGAACCTTCTGCTCGGTTCGGTCCCCGGCGTTCTGCTCGGCAGCAACCTGTCGGCGAAGCTGCCGGCCAAACCGCTTCGGACCGTGATGGCCAGCATCATCCTGATCAGCGGCATCAACCTGATCTGACGTTCCCGGCAGGTCTTACCTCGATTCCTTCGTTCTCCAGCCGCTTCCGGATCCGGACGGCCATCTCCACCGCCTCGGGGCCGTCGCCGTGTATGCACACGGTGTCGGCCCCGAGCTGTATCTCCTCCCCGGTCCGGCAGCGGACGATACCCTCCTTCACCATTCGAATCACCTGGGCCTCCGCCTCCGCACTCTCATGCAGCACCGCTCCCGGCATACTGCGCGGAGCGAGCGTGCCGTCCGCTTCGTAGGAGCGGTCGGCGAACACTTCTCTTGCAGCCCTCAGCCCGATCCGTCCGGCCGCGGCAATCAATTCGCTGCCGGCCAGCCCATAGAGCACCAGCTCGGGGTCCAGCCGGTAGACGGCCTCGGCCACGGCCTCGGCAAGCGCCCGCTGAACCGCCGCCATGTTGTACAGCGCTCCATGCGGCTTGACATGGGTCATCCGGACGCCTTCCGCCCGGGCGAATCCCAGCAGCGCGCCGGCTTGATACAGCACCATATCATAGACCTCCTGCGGGGTCACCGCCAGATTGCGCCGGCCGAAGCCTGCCAGATCCGGCAGGCCGGGATGTGCGCCTACCGCGGTACCGTTTTCCGCGCACAAGCGCACGGTGGCGCGCATTGTCTGCGGGTCACCGGCGTGGAACCCGCAGGCAATATTCGCGGAGGTCACGACCCGGACGAGCTGCTCGTCAGCCCCGAGCCTGTACACTCCGAAGCTCTCGCCCATGTCTCCATTGAGATCGATTGTTTTTCGTTCGGCGGACAACGCGCTCACACTCCTTCAGGAATAGAAAAAAAGCCAAAAGCGTCCACTTCTGGCTTCTTCCCTTTACGGCATAAGCCGTTATACTCTTATCGTAAGGGGATCCTTCCGGATCCCGCCATTAGTGCCTCGTGGACGCCGCTTCCTGCTGCCTTGCGGACAATAAGCCGCGGGTTTTGACGATGATTTTGCGAATGCTGTCTTCCGACAAATGAAACTGTCCGATGAGCTCGGTCACCGAATGACCGTTCTCATACAACCGGAAAATCTCATGATTGCGCCGCTGGATCGATTGGCGAGTGCCATTGTTCTCTCCCCAGCCCGCACGCGTTTGCTCTTTCTTGGGAATGTAGATGATCTCGCCCTGTATGTAATCCTGCAGCTGCTTGAGCAAACTAGCCGGAAGAATATCCTTGCCGTTCTTGTACCCCACCGATGAATGCCTCCTTTCGTGCCGTTATAGCATTAGCTCCGAAAGTAATAAGCATTTTCATCTTCACACCTCCTTAGTTTTGCACCTGCAAAACCTGTTCGTCGTCGTGAGCTGGGGCATGGTTTTATCGGAAACGGCCGCTGGGGCCCCGAGTACGCGGTCCAATAAAACAAAAAAACACGATCTGCCGTATCGTGCCCGAATGCCTCTAGTATGTCGTGGCCTCTGTCCTTGACGGTTTCAGGTGACGGTGATGGAGAAAATGCTTATTCAATTGGGAGCAGTTCCTTTTCCATTCATCATGATCGTTACAATTTGAACCAACATTGTATCGCCACTCCTTTCACCTGATTAGGTCATATTTGGTCTTGCCGGTTACCCGATTGTCGTACAGATCTTGCAATCTTGAATGTTCTGTGACATTCACGTTCCCATTATAACCCAGCTCCTTCGAGCTGTCTACCGCGAGTGCGGAATTCATTCCGCGGGCTGCCACTTCAAGCCTTCTCATTCGCATCCGTCCTGTACACTTCAGGAGTACTCCTGATTTCCCTGGCGTTTGGGAAGATAAGGGGCCCGCAGGCCCCTCCTTACACCATGGAGCCTCCGCTTACGCGAAGACCACCTCAGCAGTTGTAATCATGTTCCCGATCACTCCTTTCTTCGAAGTGTCAGCGGCCGGCTGCACTCTTATTAACTCATATTCTACCGGCAGCGGCAAGGTGAGAGAATTCTTATAACGATTCTATCCTAGCCCGCACCACCGCCTCCAGCCGGCGGAATGCCAGCTCCTGCAGCAGGTACAGCGCCTGTGCCTCCGCCAGCGGGATCTCCTCGAAGCGTACCGGCGTCCCCGCCCTCGCCTGGGCGAGCAGCGGCAGGTCCACCACCGCGATCTGGGCGATGCGCGGATAGCCGCCGGTGGTCTGCGCATCGGCGAGCAGCGCGATCGGCTGCCCGCCGGCCGGCACCTGCACCGTGCCGGGCAC containing:
- a CDS encoding LamB/YcsF family protein, encoding MSAERKTIDLNGDMGESFGVYRLGADEQLVRVVTSANIACGFHAGDPQTMRATVRLCAENGTAVGAHPGLPDLAGFGRRNLAVTPQEVYDMVLYQAGALLGFARAEGVRMTHVKPHGALYNMAAVQRALAEAVAEAVYRLDPELVLYGLAGSELIAAAGRIGLRAAREVFADRSYEADGTLAPRSMPGAVLHESAEAEAQVIRMVKEGIVRCRTGEEIQLGADTVCIHGDGPEAVEMAVRIRKRLENEGIEVRPAGNVRSG
- a CDS encoding CD3324 family protein, producing MGYKNGKDILPASLLKQLQDYIQGEIIYIPKKEQTRAGWGENNGTRQSIQRRNHEIFRLYENGHSVTELIGQFHLSEDSIRKIIVKTRGLLSARQQEAASTRH